The following coding sequences lie in one Synechococcus sp. PCC 7336 genomic window:
- a CDS encoding GNAT family N-acetyltransferase, giving the protein MTDDSATDIAIRPVRFSDLDAIEDLFEEAFADEYGSRSVDIAGQIRRIRRWYGPLKALSLFPNRFQHTFNVHVAEREGDILGMIQVSPFNRNRTTWRIDHIAVSSRAQRQGIGSQLLRHCAEQFREARTWMLEVNIHNKGAMALYRCNGFQQLAQLTYWSLDPAKLVELAEEKISPLNLKPVSNSDSYLLYQLDTASMPPQVRQIYDRDVSDFKQTLFDRSIDNLKQSVSNTERVQAYVFEADRKCAIGYFNLKLAHTGNQPHVAQLTVHPAYTWLYPELIGKMARLTQQCQPQSLYLASADYQPEREQCLLQIGATDMERTLLMSRSVFHKVRESRLNLESLQQLNSVLRGLQVKQPLPERIDRLSLDDSQTPPDSRQS; this is encoded by the coding sequence GTGACTGACGACTCTGCCACCGATATTGCTATCCGCCCCGTCCGTTTCAGCGATTTGGATGCAATTGAAGATCTGTTTGAAGAAGCTTTTGCCGACGAATACGGCAGCCGTTCGGTGGATATTGCCGGTCAAATTCGCCGCATTCGCCGTTGGTACGGTCCCCTTAAAGCCCTCAGCCTATTTCCCAACCGGTTTCAACACACCTTTAACGTACATGTGGCCGAGCGGGAGGGCGATATCCTCGGCATGATTCAGGTGTCGCCGTTCAACCGCAACCGCACCACTTGGCGCATCGATCACATTGCTGTATCGAGCCGCGCCCAACGGCAGGGCATTGGCTCGCAGTTGTTGCGCCACTGTGCCGAACAGTTTCGCGAAGCCCGCACCTGGATGTTAGAGGTCAACATCCACAACAAAGGGGCAATGGCCCTTTACCGCTGCAACGGCTTTCAGCAGCTCGCTCAACTCACCTATTGGTCCCTCGATCCTGCCAAACTGGTGGAGCTGGCCGAAGAAAAGATTTCGCCCCTCAATCTCAAGCCCGTCAGCAATAGCGATTCCTATTTGCTATACCAGCTAGACACTGCTTCGATGCCGCCACAGGTCCGCCAAATTTACGATCGCGATGTCAGCGATTTCAAACAAACGCTGTTCGATCGCTCCATCGACAATCTCAAGCAATCGGTTAGTAACACCGAACGGGTACAAGCCTATGTCTTCGAAGCCGATCGCAAATGCGCCATCGGCTACTTCAACCTCAAGCTCGCCCATACGGGCAATCAACCCCACGTCGCTCAATTGACCGTGCATCCGGCCTATACCTGGCTGTACCCGGAGTTGATTGGCAAGATGGCCCGACTGACGCAGCAATGCCAGCCACAATCGCTTTATTTGGCCTCTGCAGATTACCAGCCCGAGCGAGAGCAGTGTCTCTTGCAGATTGGTGCAACGGATATGGAGCGGACACTACTCATGTCGCGTTCGGTGTTTCACAAAGTGCGGGAGAGTCGCCTCAATCTCGAAAGTCTGCAGCAACTCAATAGTGTCTTGCGGGGGCTTCAGGTCAAACAACCCCTACCCGAGCGCATCGATCGCCTCTCCCTCGACGACAGCCAAACACCCCCCGATTCTCGCCAGTCTTAG